The genome window ATGCCGGCCACCGTATTACGACTGGTGCGATACCCTTCATCATTAAGACGCTTAGCGATCCTGATCGAACCTGCTCGCCCTTTTTCAGCGTCGAAAACACGCTTAACCTCATTAGCCAGGTCTTTACGCGCTTGCTGACGCAGCAAAGGTGGGCGCTTTCTCCATTGATAATAGCCGCTACGAGAGACTGACAAAAGGCGGCACATCAAGGCGACGGCGAATTCAGCTTCAAGCGATTGAATCATGGCGTACTTTACCTCGGTTGTTTGGCGAAGTACGCCGCCGCTTTTTTTAGAAAAGATACCTCGTCTTCCAGACGGCCAACCTCCCGTTTCAGCCTGGCTAATTCGGCCTGCTGAAGCTTCTGATCTTCAAAAGGTTGGCCTGTTTGACGGCTTTTGGTTTGCCAGTTGTAGAGCATGGCTGCAGCAATACCGAGGTCCCTGGCTGTCTTAGGGACGCCATTTGCGCTTGAGTTTGGGGTGATTCGTTTCTTGCTCTGGAGTTTTCATGGGACTCCTCAGGTTGGGAGATTACTCTCTTAGCTGAGGGTCTGTGAAGTTTGGGCAAGATCACAATTATTGTCGGCGTTAGCCCTGGACATTCAGTTTAACCGCTGACTGCCTTGCCATGTTCATCAAACTCAAGCATAGTTACGTCGCCATCGATATCAATAACTTCGGCGCGCATCAAGACACCGTTTTCATGATAAACGTAGCGATGCTGAATCTCCAGCTCGCCGTAAACCAGCTTGTGCAGAGCGGTTAGACGCCCCTGCTCATCGAAGTAACCGCAGAAATAGGTATTCCGGTTTTCTATCTGCTGTTCATCCAGCTCGTTCACCAGGTTGAAAGGCAACTGCACTCCGGTGTAACTTAAAAAAAAGCGGCGCGTTCCGGATGGTTCTTCAGACATGCTGACTCCATAAGGGGTTACAGTGATAATGAATCGACATCGCTTTATTCAGTCTGCCGCGCAAATAGTTTGTGATCGACAACAGAAGCAATCAGGTGCTGAACAAGGTTATAGAAAATGATGGGCAACATCACTTGCGGATGATCGGCCAAAGCCACCGACGCCAAAACCAGCCCTGTG of Candidatus Methylospira mobilis contains these proteins:
- a CDS encoding transposase; the encoded protein is MTPNSSANGVPKTARDLGIAAAMLYNWQTKSRQTGQPFEDQKLQQAELARLKREVGRLEDEVSFLKKAAAYFAKQPR
- a CDS encoding DUF6156 family protein; this encodes MSEEPSGTRRFFLSYTGVQLPFNLVNELDEQQIENRNTYFCGYFDEQGRLTALHKLVYGELEIQHRYVYHENGVLMRAEVIDIDGDVTMLEFDEHGKAVSG
- a CDS encoding IS3 family transposase, with translation MSQAETGGWPSGRRGIFSKKSGGVLRQTTEVKYAMIQSLEAEFAVALMCRLLSVSRSGYYQWRKRPPLLRQQARKDLANEVKRVFDAEKGRAGSIRIAKRLNDEGYRTSRNTVAGIMKSRGWRAKAARKYKATTHSNHNLPVAPNRLEQDFEAPVKNQKWVSDITCIWTGEGWLYLAVVLELFSRKVLGWAIAERMTATRVCDALTMALWRRH